One Deinococcus misasensis DSM 22328 genomic region harbors:
- a CDS encoding DNA-3-methyladenine glycosylase family protein, giving the protein MSKTKTIMEHLSRDPILAHVIEQVGPPPEVLRSSHGHPFTVLASSVIGQQLSGKAADAIEKRVVALTGGLLPEQLRAHTHEALRGCGLSNAKVRTLHALSDVSLQGTVNFETLHQQTDEEIMNQLLPVWGIGRWTVEMFLMFGLGREDIYSPGDGALKRAFANLYGDSDLQEVTTKWSPYRSHACWYLWRSL; this is encoded by the coding sequence ATGTCCAAAACAAAAACCATCATGGAACATCTGTCCAGAGATCCCATTCTGGCCCATGTGATTGAACAGGTGGGGCCCCCACCAGAGGTGCTGAGGTCCAGCCATGGACATCCTTTCACAGTGCTGGCCAGTTCGGTGATCGGACAGCAACTCTCTGGCAAGGCCGCAGATGCCATCGAGAAACGTGTGGTGGCCCTGACGGGAGGTTTGCTTCCAGAGCAACTGCGTGCCCACACCCATGAAGCCTTGCGCGGGTGTGGGCTTTCCAATGCCAAAGTGCGAACCCTGCATGCCCTCAGTGATGTGTCCTTGCAAGGCACAGTCAACTTTGAGACCCTGCATCAACAAACCGACGAAGAGATCATGAACCAACTGCTTCCTGTCTGGGGCATTGGCCGCTGGACCGTTGAAATGTTTTTGATGTTTGGTCTGGGCCGTGAAGACATTTACTCGCCTGGAGATGGTGCTTTGAAACGGGCTTTTGCCAACCTTTACGGCGATTCAGACCTGCAAGAAGTCACCACCAAATGGAGCCCTTACCGCAGCCATGCGTGCTGGTACCTCTGGAGGAGCCTGTGA